A genomic window from Deltaproteobacteria bacterium includes:
- a CDS encoding DUF924 domain-containing protein, with the protein MDPLSREILTFWFETLDLSVEMEKRQVWFRATPEFDRYLAEHYTGVHERAAAGELDHLKETPQDCLTLIMALDQFPRNIYRGTPRAFATDAKAREVARYALDQGYDQGLARWPRTFIYLPFEHSELLADQERALILYRSLGNEDSMRAAVGHHAAIKRFGRFPHRNAVMGRPNTPEEEEYLKDPPLWGRTAAEAAELEARKAAAVKG; encoded by the coding sequence GTGGATCCTCTGTCGAGAGAAATTCTGACTTTCTGGTTCGAGACCCTGGACCTGAGCGTGGAGATGGAGAAGCGCCAGGTGTGGTTTCGGGCGACTCCGGAATTCGACCGGTATCTCGCCGAGCACTACACCGGGGTCCATGAACGGGCCGCCGCCGGCGAGCTAGACCACTTGAAGGAGACGCCGCAAGACTGCCTGACCCTGATCATGGCCCTCGACCAGTTCCCGCGAAACATCTATCGCGGCACACCCCGCGCTTTCGCCACCGATGCCAAGGCCCGGGAGGTCGCCCGTTATGCCCTGGATCAGGGTTACGACCAGGGTCTTGCCCGCTGGCCGAGGACCTTCATCTACCTGCCCTTCGAGCACAGCGAGCTGCTGGCCGACCAGGAGCGGGCGCTGATCCTCTACCGGAGCCTCGGCAACGAGGACTCCATGCGGGCCGCGGTCGGGCACCATGCCGCCATCAAGCGCTTCGGCCGCTTCCCCCACCGCAACGCGGTCATGGGCCGGCCCAATACCCCGGAGGAGGAAGAGTACCTCAAGGATCCGCCCCTTTGGGGCAGGACCGCGGCGGAGGCGGCGGAGCTCGAGGCGCGGAAGGCGGCGGCGGTAAAGGGATAG
- a CDS encoding TIGR04283 family arsenosugar biosynthesis glycosyltransferase, which produces MRLSIIIPVLNEERTIAATVEDLARIEPCEIIVVDGGSTDRTAEIVRDGPARLVVSARGRAAQMNQGARSATGDVLLFLHADTRLPGTAAPDVQGCMADPACVGGRFDIRLDSSRPLLRIVGRMISLRSRLTRVATGDQAIFVRRTAFERLGGFPEIPIMEDVAFCRELKREGPIACLRSQVVSSARRWEQNGPVRTILLMWTLKLLYLAGVSPARLKRLYSEAR; this is translated from the coding sequence ATGCGGCTCTCCATCATCATTCCGGTCCTGAACGAAGAACGCACCATCGCCGCCACCGTCGAGGACCTGGCGCGTATCGAACCCTGCGAGATCATCGTCGTGGACGGCGGCAGCACCGACCGCACCGCGGAAATCGTGCGGGACGGCCCCGCCCGCCTGGTGGTCTCCGCCCGGGGCCGCGCCGCTCAGATGAATCAGGGCGCGCGATCCGCCACCGGCGACGTGCTGCTTTTCCTCCACGCCGACACCCGGCTGCCCGGCACCGCGGCGCCTGACGTGCAGGGCTGCATGGCCGACCCCGCATGCGTGGGCGGCCGGTTCGACATCCGTCTGGACAGTTCGCGCCCGCTGCTCCGGATCGTCGGCCGCATGATCAGCCTGCGTTCCCGCCTGACCCGCGTGGCCACCGGGGATCAGGCCATCTTCGTCCGCCGGACCGCGTTCGAAAGACTCGGCGGCTTTCCCGAGATACCCATCATGGAGGATGTGGCGTTCTGCCGCGAGCTCAAGCGCGAGGGCCCAATCGCCTGTCTCCGTTCACAGGTGGTGAGCTCGGCCCGCCGGTGGGAACAGAACGGCCCGGTCCGGACCATCCTGCTCATGTGGACGCTGAAGCTCCTCTACCTCGCCGGAGTCTCGCCGGCGAGGTTGAAGCGGCTCTACAGCGAGGCCCGTTAG
- a CDS encoding aspartate aminotransferase family protein — MEPNKQQEILAKHKEYLFSCVANYYEEPLVVDRAKDSLIYDVEGREYLDFFGGIVTISVGHCNDRVVDAIQEQIRKVQHTSTLYPNEPHVRLAEKLAAITPGALKQSFFTNSGTEANETAVLVAQLYTRSQDVIALRHGYSGRSQLAMSLTGHYTWRLTPTSSPNVHHIPNAYCYRCPFGLTYPSCDLKCAKDLEGAIQTATSGKIAAFIAEPIQGVGGFITPPREYFREVADIVHKYGGLFICDEVQTGWGRTGGKMFGIEQWEVEPDIMTFAKGMANGVPIGGTITRPEIADSIKGLSLSTFGGNPVTSAAALATIEVIENQGLVANAAERGHQLREGLLGLQQKYPLMGDVRGMGLMQAVEMVGPDKTPSPEAVARLFELTRQNGLLVGKGGLMGNVIRITPALTVTREQVNEALERLDRSLAQMGL, encoded by the coding sequence ATGGAACCGAACAAACAGCAGGAAATTCTGGCCAAGCACAAGGAGTATCTGTTCTCCTGCGTCGCCAACTACTACGAAGAGCCCCTGGTGGTGGACCGGGCCAAGGACTCACTGATCTACGACGTGGAGGGCCGGGAGTATCTGGACTTCTTCGGCGGCATCGTCACCATCAGCGTCGGCCACTGCAACGACAGGGTCGTGGACGCGATCCAGGAGCAGATCCGCAAGGTCCAGCACACCTCGACCCTCTATCCCAACGAGCCCCACGTCCGCCTGGCCGAGAAGCTCGCCGCCATCACCCCCGGGGCGCTGAAGCAGTCCTTTTTCACCAACAGCGGCACCGAGGCGAACGAGACCGCGGTGCTGGTGGCGCAGCTCTACACCCGGTCCCAAGACGTCATCGCCCTGCGCCACGGGTACAGCGGCCGCTCGCAGCTTGCCATGAGCCTCACCGGACACTATACGTGGCGGCTCACTCCCACTTCGAGCCCCAACGTCCATCACATTCCCAATGCCTACTGCTACCGTTGCCCCTTCGGGCTCACCTATCCCAGTTGCGACCTCAAGTGCGCCAAGGACCTGGAAGGCGCCATCCAGACCGCCACGTCGGGGAAGATCGCGGCGTTCATCGCCGAACCGATCCAGGGCGTCGGCGGGTTCATCACCCCGCCCCGGGAGTACTTCCGGGAGGTCGCGGACATCGTGCACAAGTACGGCGGCCTGTTCATCTGCGACGAGGTGCAGACGGGATGGGGCCGGACCGGCGGCAAGATGTTCGGCATCGAGCAGTGGGAGGTGGAACCGGACATCATGACCTTCGCCAAGGGTATGGCCAACGGCGTCCCCATCGGCGGCACCATCACCCGGCCGGAGATCGCCGACAGCATCAAGGGGCTGTCCCTCTCCACCTTCGGAGGAAATCCGGTGACCAGCGCCGCCGCGCTGGCTACCATCGAGGTGATCGAGAACCAGGGACTGGTGGCCAACGCGGCGGAGCGGGGGCATCAGCTCCGGGAGGGGCTGCTGGGTCTCCAGCAGAAGTACCCGCTCATGGGTGATGTCCGCGGCATGGGCCTCATGCAGGCCGTGGAGATGGTGGGTCCCGACAAGACGCCGAGTCCGGAAGCCGTGGCCAGGCTCTTCGAGCTGACCAGGCAGAACGGCCTGCTCGTCGGCAAGGGCGGCCTCATGGGCAACGTCATCCGCATTACCCCGGCGCTCACCGTCACCCGGGAACAGGTGAACGAAGCGCTCGAGCGGCTCGACCGGTCGCTGGCGCAGATGGGACTGTAG
- a CDS encoding ABC transporter permease has translation MIRRRLIGAIPVLIGMSFLVFFLMQLAPGDPVTLLLGEDAEPHEIEEVTREWGLDQPIIVQYWQFVSKAVQGNFGESMRYGEPVVQLVLERLPATVELALASLLVAIIIALPIGVYSAIKHNTLWDHSGMTVALVGISVPNFWLGIMLIFFLGGQWNLLPVAGRLTYGVNVVPVTNLMLVDALIAGDLAAFWDAFKHILLPAITLGTSFAAIITRISRSSVLEVIRQDYITTARAKGLSERTVIWKHTLRNALITIITILGLQLGALLSGSVITETVFSWPGIGSLLIQAITTRDYKLAQGVILFFAMVYFFVNLMVDLLYTWVDPRIRL, from the coding sequence ATGATTCGGCGGAGACTTATCGGGGCCATACCCGTCTTGATCGGAATGTCCTTTCTGGTCTTCTTCCTGATGCAACTCGCGCCGGGAGATCCGGTGACGCTTTTGCTAGGTGAGGACGCGGAGCCCCACGAGATCGAGGAAGTCACCCGCGAGTGGGGGCTCGACCAGCCCATCATCGTCCAGTACTGGCAGTTCGTGTCGAAGGCCGTCCAGGGGAACTTCGGCGAGTCCATGCGCTACGGGGAGCCCGTCGTGCAGCTCGTCCTTGAGCGGCTCCCGGCCACGGTGGAGCTGGCGCTGGCGAGTCTCCTGGTGGCCATCATCATCGCGCTCCCCATCGGCGTCTACTCCGCCATCAAGCACAACACGCTGTGGGACCACTCGGGCATGACCGTGGCGCTGGTGGGCATATCGGTACCCAACTTCTGGCTCGGCATCATGCTGATCTTCTTCCTGGGAGGCCAGTGGAACCTGCTGCCGGTGGCGGGCCGGCTGACCTACGGCGTCAACGTCGTGCCGGTGACCAACCTCATGCTCGTGGATGCCCTGATCGCCGGCGACCTCGCAGCCTTCTGGGACGCATTCAAGCACATCCTGCTGCCGGCCATCACCCTGGGGACGAGCTTCGCCGCCATCATCACACGCATCTCGCGCTCCAGCGTGCTGGAAGTCATCCGCCAGGACTACATCACCACCGCGCGGGCCAAGGGACTGAGCGAGCGCACGGTCATCTGGAAACACACCCTGCGGAACGCGCTCATCACCATCATCACCATCCTGGGGCTTCAACTCGGCGCGCTGCTGAGCGGCTCGGTCATCACCGAAACGGTGTTCTCCTGGCCCGGCATCGGCAGCCTGCTGATCCAGGCCATCACCACCCGGGACTACAAGCTCGCCCAAGGGGTGATCCTCTTCTTCGCCATGGTCTATTTCTTCGTCAACCTGATGGTCGACCTGCTGTACACCTGGGTCGATCCGAGGATACGGCTATGA
- a CDS encoding ABC transporter permease, whose product MIGWRRYTKVFSGGLIVLLLCICGLGAPLLAPFDPQEQSLEQRLRPPSLDLATNPHVMGTDNLGRDLLSRVIYGSRISLMVGAATVFLAGILGCFLGAVAGYFGEMIDEVINKTTEIFLAFPFLLLAIAIMAFLGQGLVNLVIALVLSRWVQYCRVVRGEVLSLKEREFVQAARALGASNRYIILRHVIPNTLPSVMVIATFAMAVVIITEASLSFLGLGVPPSIPTWGSMLSEGRSYMYRAPWLTIFPGIAIFVTVLGINLLGDGLRDIIDPKLTRTR is encoded by the coding sequence ATGATCGGTTGGCGGCGCTACACGAAGGTCTTCAGCGGCGGCCTCATCGTGCTGTTGCTGTGCATCTGCGGACTGGGGGCGCCCCTGCTCGCGCCTTTCGATCCCCAGGAACAGAGCCTGGAGCAGCGCCTGCGGCCGCCGTCGCTGGATCTGGCTACGAACCCGCACGTCATGGGCACGGACAACCTGGGACGCGACCTCCTGAGCCGGGTCATCTACGGGTCGCGCATCTCGCTCATGGTGGGAGCGGCCACCGTGTTCCTGGCCGGCATCCTGGGCTGCTTTCTCGGCGCGGTGGCGGGCTACTTCGGAGAGATGATCGACGAAGTCATCAACAAGACCACCGAAATATTCCTGGCGTTCCCCTTCCTGCTGCTGGCCATCGCCATCATGGCCTTCCTGGGCCAAGGCTTGGTGAACCTCGTCATCGCGCTGGTGCTGAGCCGTTGGGTGCAGTACTGCCGGGTGGTCCGGGGAGAGGTGTTGTCCCTCAAGGAACGCGAGTTCGTGCAGGCGGCGCGGGCGCTGGGAGCCAGCAACCGCTACATCATCCTGCGCCACGTCATTCCCAACACGCTGCCCAGCGTCATGGTCATCGCCACCTTCGCCATGGCCGTGGTCATCATCACCGAGGCGAGCTTGAGCTTCCTGGGACTGGGCGTGCCGCCGAGCATCCCCACTTGGGGCTCCATGCTGAGCGAAGGCCGCAGCTACATGTACCGCGCCCCCTGGCTCACCATCTTCCCGGGCATCGCCATCTTCGTCACGGTGCTCGGCATCAACCTGCTGGGGGACGGCCTGCGCGACATTATCGACCCCAAGCTGACCCGCACCCGTTGA